The DNA region TGACGGCATCGATAGTGACCGCTTCCACCCCACCGGTGCTCAGTAGCGTTGCCGCAGCATCCAGCAGCCGGGTGCGTGACCGGATGAGCCGAGGGTCCACGTCGTCGTCAGGGACGGGCACTGCCTGACTGTCGCTCACTCGTTCACCTCGGCGGTCGATCTTCACGCGATGCTGTCACGGCAGTCTAGCAGTGTGGTACTAACGGTAGCGCAGCGAAACCGATCGTATTGGAGGGTGACGGTGCCCGAAAGCCTGTTGCCGCCCGAGCGGCTGCCCTCGCACACCACGACATGCATGGGTTGCGGCCCGGACAACCCCCACGGACTGCGGTTGGTGGTGCATCGTAGCGGCGACGCGGTGTACACCGATGTGACGTTCGATGAGCGCCATATCGGGGCCCCGGGCCTGGCCCATGGCGGGGCAGTGGCCGCGGCATGTGATGACGTCCTGGGCTTCACGTTGTGGATCGCCGGAACCCCGGCGGTGACCCGCACCCTGACGGTCGAATATTTGCGGCCGGTGCCGCTGCATCAGACCCACCGGATTACTGCCCACATCGTCTCTCGTGAAGGGCGGGCGCTGCATGTCACGGCGACAGGCACGGGTGAGGGTGGGATCGCCCGCTTCACCGCCAGTGCAGTGTTCATTGTCGTCAGCCCTGAGCACTTCGCCGCACACGGCGATGTCAGCGCTTTCGGCGATCTTCTGGAGCAGTTCTCGCGCCGCGGCGGCCTCGACCCGGAGCCGTCATGACTGTCCCTCAGGCGCGCAGCCACGGGAAAACCCCGCCTTCGGAAGCGAACTCGGTCGCTGCAGAGAAGCGAGCCGCTAACGCGTCGCGTTCACGCGCGTCCGCACGGCGCCGGGAGACCATTCTTGATGCAGCTTTGGTCGTGGCCGCGGCGGGTGGTTACGAGGCGGTTCAGATGCGGACAGTTGCCGAGCGGGTCGGCATCGCCGTCGGCACGCTTTACCGCTATTTCCCGGCGAAAACCCACTTGCTGGTGGCAGCGCTGACGCGCGAGTTCCGTCGACTCGACTCGGCCGGGGACTGGGCGAGTGGTGAGGGCACACCGCTGGAACGGCTCGAACGGCTCACCGCACATCTGCATGACCGCTGGCAGCGCGACCCATGGCTGACGACGGCCATGACACGGGCCTTCGCAGTCGCAGATACCCGCGCCGCCGCGGAACTCGACCGCGCGGCCGATGAGATCCAGATCCTGCTGGCCCGCACGCTCAGGGGCGGCGAGCCCACTCCTACCGATCTGCACGTGGCTGGGATCATCTCCGACATCTGGCTGGCCAACCTCGTGGCCTTCAGCGGCCACCGCGCGACAGCCGCCGACACCCGCGACCGCATTGACCGAGCCACCAGGCGCGTCGTGACCAGCGCTGCTAGGCCAGCCGTCTACCGGTAACGATACTGCTGGTATCGCAGCGATACTTGGCGTACTCTTTGGGGATACGGCTCAACGATGCGTCGAAAAGAGACTGCCATGTACACCCAATGGATCGAAAACCTTGTCGTACAACGCCTCTCGCTGCACGGCGGCCTGGTTCTGGATTTCGATGATTACAACGAAATCGTCATCTCCTGCCCCCTACTATTGACGCTTCCTGCCGTCGGCACCTACCCCATCGAGGCGGTGCGTATTGACCCCCTCAGGATCGCGACCCACGAACGCCCGCTGCTGAACCTCGCCGGCGCACTGTGCACCCAGGCCTGGTCCAGCGACGATGGAGGGCTACACCTGAGCTTCTCGCGCGGACATCGCATCGATGTCGATCCCGACGCTGAACAGACAGCGTGGGAGCTCTATGGCATGCGCCACGGCTACATGGCCTGTCTACCTCAAGGACGGGTACGCGTGGTCCGCCATGACCTCCCCGACACCGACGACGCCAACATCGTCAACAGCGTCAGGCAATCATCGGCGGGGTCGGCGCGGCAGACCCACTAATCCGGCCGCGGACACTGCGACGGGTCGACTTGGGCGGCAATACGTGGATCAGGTTGAACGTGGACAGGACCGCCCTGGCGACATCGAGGCGGGCGAGCATTCCCGGATGATGCTGTCGAGGTTTTGTTGCACGCGTTCGGCAGTGATGCCGACCGATGGTGAATACAGCATGATGTGGTCGAGGACGCCGTTGTACCGTCTCAATTGTTCACGGACCTCGTGCGCCGTCCCGGCGACACCCATGGCGTCGATCATCTCCTCGGACACAGCGGCGAACATCGCCGGGAAATCGCGCTGGGCGAATGCTTGCCGGATGGCTCGGCCTTCGCTGGCGAAGCCGTTCACATCGAGTACCGTCTCGTAGGATTTGACCGAGGAGTAGAACGCAATCTGCTGCGCCAGTTCGCGCCTGGCGACCTCGGCGTCGTCGTGGATGGCGCACATCACCATGGAAATGATTTCCACGTCATTGGGGTCGCGGCCGGTGTGCGCGGCGCCCCTGGCGATAGCGGGCCGGACGACCTCTTCGACGTAGGTGGTTGTGAACAGCGGATGTCCGGCTAGGCCGTCGGCCACCCGCCCGGCCGCCTCGCACATC from Mycobacterium sp. SMC-4 includes:
- a CDS encoding PaaI family thioesterase, with the translated sequence MPESLLPPERLPSHTTTCMGCGPDNPHGLRLVVHRSGDAVYTDVTFDERHIGAPGLAHGGAVAAACDDVLGFTLWIAGTPAVTRTLTVEYLRPVPLHQTHRITAHIVSREGRALHVTATGTGEGGIARFTASAVFIVVSPEHFAAHGDVSAFGDLLEQFSRRGGLDPEPS
- a CDS encoding DUF6188 family protein, giving the protein MYTQWIENLVVQRLSLHGGLVLDFDDYNEIVISCPLLLTLPAVGTYPIEAVRIDPLRIATHERPLLNLAGALCTQAWSSDDGGLHLSFSRGHRIDVDPDAEQTAWELYGMRHGYMACLPQGRVRVVRHDLPDTDDANIVNSVRQSSAGSARQTH
- a CDS encoding LLM class flavin-dependent oxidoreductase translates to MSTYGLSVLGADLKSLAQTAQAADAAGFDAVWASEFYSRSGSISMAAMANSTQNCRIGSSILYGVGRSPLVLATEARDLDELSNGRLVLGIGNGTKRMMGDWHGVPDTSAPALRMEELVMLLRRIWNLHEGPIHHEGRFYRMNLTPTGDVGPSSRPIPIVTAGVRPRMCEAAGRVADGLAGHPLFTTTYVEEVVRPAIARGAAHTGRDPNDVEIISMVMCAIHDDAEVARRELAQQIAFYSSVKSYETVLDVNGFASEGRAIRQAFAQRDFPAMFAAVSEEMIDAMGVAGTAHEVREQLRRYNGVLDHIMLYSPSVGITAERVQQNLDSIIRECSPASMSPGRSCPRST
- a CDS encoding TetR family transcriptional regulator yields the protein MTVPQARSHGKTPPSEANSVAAEKRAANASRSRASARRRETILDAALVVAAAGGYEAVQMRTVAERVGIAVGTLYRYFPAKTHLLVAALTREFRRLDSAGDWASGEGTPLERLERLTAHLHDRWQRDPWLTTAMTRAFAVADTRAAAELDRAADEIQILLARTLRGGEPTPTDLHVAGIISDIWLANLVAFSGHRATAADTRDRIDRATRRVVTSAARPAVYR